From Geomonas agri, one genomic window encodes:
- the mutM gene encoding bifunctional DNA-formamidopyrimidine glycosylase/DNA-(apurinic or apyrimidinic site) lyase yields MPELPEVEVTRLGIKDHLTGARIASVQMHIPKLRNMVPEGLPELLVGQTIRSVERRGKYLILACGAGSLLLHLGMTGHLRLVPASVAPGPHDHFDLRLDSGLVLRLNDPRRFGSIHFTGSDPLQHQLLKKIGPEPLTDAFEPDYLYRLSRGRRVALQRFLMDSAVVAGIGNIYAAESLFRCRLHPDIPAGDVTAADCSALVTAIKETLASSIATGRATMDFHKAEEKLAYFPQQLFVYGREGLPCRECGTSIRRGRLGNRSTFYCPQCQPEQL; encoded by the coding sequence ATGCCTGAGTTGCCCGAAGTAGAAGTTACCCGCCTGGGGATAAAGGACCACCTGACCGGCGCCCGCATCGCGTCGGTGCAGATGCACATCCCCAAGCTGCGCAACATGGTACCCGAGGGGCTCCCCGAACTCCTCGTTGGGCAGACTATTCGTTCGGTCGAGCGCCGAGGCAAGTACCTGATCCTCGCCTGCGGTGCGGGGTCGCTGCTGCTGCACCTTGGCATGACCGGGCACCTGCGCCTGGTTCCAGCCTCGGTCGCGCCGGGCCCGCATGACCATTTCGACCTGCGGCTTGACTCAGGACTCGTGCTCCGGCTCAACGACCCGCGCCGGTTCGGTTCCATACACTTCACCGGATCTGACCCGCTGCAACACCAGTTGCTCAAGAAGATCGGGCCGGAACCTCTCACCGACGCCTTTGAGCCGGATTACCTGTACCGGCTGAGCCGCGGCAGGCGGGTGGCACTGCAGCGGTTCCTGATGGACAGCGCAGTCGTGGCGGGGATCGGCAACATCTATGCCGCGGAAAGTCTCTTTCGCTGCCGGCTGCACCCGGACATCCCGGCGGGTGACGTGACCGCGGCCGACTGTTCCGCGTTGGTCACTGCCATCAAGGAGACCCTTGCTTCGTCCATCGCCACCGGGCGCGCAACGATGGATTTTCACAAGGCGGAAGAAAAGCTTGCCTACTTCCCGCAGCAACTCTTCGTCTATGGCAGGGAAGGGCTTCCCTGCCGCGAGTGCGGTACTTCGATCCGCAGGGGAAGACTTGGCAACCGCTCCACCTTCTACTGTCCGCAGTGCCAGCCGGAGCAGCTGTAA
- a CDS encoding sensor histidine kinase, translated as MDSKGKCKAGTPKSTGNSAEVSAQPQQPGHEPKGPAGECESSLAQAQRELFRLNQELARQKATAENLGKELETFSYAVSHDLRAPLRHLIGFSNALLEDYGTALEPTAHSYLDCIVRAGRKMEGLVDALLALSRIGRQDMTPLNLDLSQMANSYAACIREGDPGRKVTFKIPERLTAHGDAVLLRTALEHLLENAWKFTAKKDSATIEVGSRKDGDEVVYFVRDDGAGFDMRFADRLFGPFQRMHRDEEFPGLGIGLAIVQRIINRHGGRIWAEAEVNGGATFYFTLGS; from the coding sequence TCTCAGCACAGCCGCAGCAGCCTGGTCATGAGCCGAAAGGCCCGGCTGGCGAGTGTGAAAGCAGCCTGGCCCAGGCCCAGCGGGAACTGTTCCGCCTCAACCAGGAGTTAGCCCGACAAAAAGCGACGGCGGAGAACCTGGGCAAGGAACTGGAAACCTTCAGCTACGCTGTCTCACACGATCTGCGCGCCCCGCTGCGGCACCTGATCGGCTTCAGCAACGCCCTGCTCGAGGACTACGGTACAGCGCTGGAACCGACCGCGCACAGCTACCTGGACTGTATCGTTCGGGCTGGTCGCAAGATGGAAGGACTGGTGGACGCGCTGCTGGCGCTGTCGCGCATCGGCCGCCAGGACATGACACCACTGAACCTCGACCTGAGCCAGATGGCCAACAGTTACGCCGCGTGCATCAGGGAAGGGGACCCGGGTAGAAAGGTCACCTTCAAGATCCCGGAGCGGCTAACCGCTCATGGAGACGCTGTGCTGCTGCGCACCGCCCTCGAACATCTTTTGGAAAACGCCTGGAAATTTACGGCGAAGAAGGATTCCGCGACCATCGAAGTCGGCAGCAGGAAAGACGGGGATGAGGTGGTCTATTTCGTGCGGGACGACGGCGCCGGCTTCGACATGCGCTTTGCCGACCGGCTTTTCGGGCCGTTCCAGCGCATGCATCGCGACGAGGAGTTTCCGGGGCTGGGCATCGGACTCGCCATCGTGCAGCGCATCATCAACCGGCATGGCGGCAGGATTTGGGCAGAGGCGGAGGTGAACGGGGGGGCGACCTTCTACTTCACACTGGGAAGCTGA
- a CDS encoding PAS domain-containing sensor histidine kinase has translation MKGMVNQVAHDNSGASRTCIEGDALALCQPALSTPDYEQVLRNMFKSVPLGVYQTDRYGHPTATELLCFTAPHEPVTHRTGYLNPQDRKVLVASFQAAMEAGQQWHQQFQYRFADGAGSHIQTVVAPLVGNDSALSGYQVCTIDITSQHHSHLELALSDDRQRAALEAAELGIWDFNVTGNYCYFSPFCYQMLGYSGGQAQVRLQDWSNIIHPQYLDNARRVLENCISGTIEKFEVEFRLKTNEGKWRWFRCTGKAAERDASGRANRLAGTLLDINQAKLMEHLLQMEHGLLNLITSTSPVGIMFIESDGNITFVNPKAERILGLTKQQMAHREPAVIDTIFSVEEDTATGAELSLGKILEQGRCLLQSCFVFTRPDGASAVLSISTAPFLDPASTVSGTVVTLEDVTEQKTREQVLADNDRLLRETQRIAQLGSYVLDIAQDHWACSSKLEEILGIGAGYPKTMQGHFDIVHEEFRDQFIDSYRAAIGTNRPFEHEYKIRRHNDGVERWVTECCELTWDAACKQARMIGTIKDITERKAAEEAIRNLNDELDRRVIERTSQLVAAKKEIESFSYSVSHDLRAPLRHINSYSSILVEEYGETLPEDARYYLERICTASNRMGKQIDDLLALTRVGRAIMKRSTFNISQLAADVVDMLSDESDNPPEFVVQPGISAYGDSALVRLVLQNLLGNSVKYSSRAPDPRIEFGQTLVSGRHAFFVRDNGVGFDMAYVEKLFQPFQRLHGSEFEGTGIGLATVRRIIERHGGSIWAEGKENEGATFYFTLSHPRKSEVTAC, from the coding sequence ATGAAAGGAATGGTGAACCAGGTTGCCCATGACAACAGCGGGGCATCCCGTACCTGCATTGAAGGCGACGCACTGGCACTATGTCAACCCGCCCTGTCTACGCCTGACTATGAACAGGTTCTGCGCAATATGTTCAAATCGGTCCCCCTGGGGGTATACCAGACTGACCGCTACGGCCACCCCACCGCTACCGAGTTGCTCTGCTTCACGGCCCCCCATGAACCCGTTACGCACCGTACAGGCTACCTCAATCCGCAGGATCGAAAGGTCCTGGTGGCATCGTTCCAGGCTGCCATGGAGGCAGGACAACAGTGGCATCAGCAGTTCCAGTATCGTTTTGCCGATGGCGCCGGCAGCCACATCCAGACCGTCGTTGCCCCGCTGGTTGGCAATGACAGTGCGCTGTCCGGGTACCAGGTCTGCACCATCGATATCACGTCACAGCACCACTCCCACCTGGAACTAGCCCTGAGTGACGATCGCCAACGGGCCGCCCTGGAGGCTGCGGAACTGGGCATCTGGGATTTTAACGTAACCGGCAACTACTGCTATTTCAGTCCCTTTTGCTACCAGATGCTGGGCTACAGCGGCGGTCAGGCGCAGGTGCGCCTCCAGGATTGGAGCAACATCATCCACCCGCAGTACCTCGACAACGCGCGTCGGGTCCTGGAGAACTGCATCAGCGGTACTATCGAGAAGTTCGAAGTCGAGTTCCGCCTCAAGACCAACGAGGGCAAATGGCGCTGGTTCCGCTGTACCGGCAAGGCTGCCGAAAGGGATGCCAGCGGCCGGGCCAACCGCCTCGCCGGAACGCTGCTGGACATAAACCAGGCGAAGCTCATGGAGCACCTGCTGCAGATGGAGCACGGCCTACTGAACCTCATCACTTCAACGAGCCCGGTTGGCATCATGTTCATAGAGTCCGACGGCAACATCACCTTCGTCAACCCGAAGGCGGAACGGATCCTGGGCCTGACCAAGCAGCAAATGGCGCACAGGGAGCCTGCAGTCATCGACACCATTTTCTCCGTGGAGGAGGACACCGCCACAGGCGCGGAACTCTCGCTGGGCAAGATCCTGGAACAGGGACGTTGCCTGCTGCAATCCTGCTTCGTCTTCACCCGGCCTGACGGCGCCAGCGCGGTGCTTTCCATCAGTACCGCCCCCTTCCTCGATCCTGCCAGCACGGTCAGCGGCACCGTGGTGACCCTGGAAGACGTGACGGAGCAGAAGACACGCGAGCAGGTGCTGGCGGACAACGACCGCCTACTGCGGGAAACGCAACGCATTGCGCAACTGGGGAGCTACGTGCTCGATATCGCCCAGGACCACTGGGCCTGTTCCAGCAAGCTGGAAGAAATCCTGGGCATCGGCGCCGGCTACCCAAAGACCATGCAGGGGCACTTCGATATCGTGCACGAGGAATTCCGGGATCAGTTCATCGACAGCTACCGTGCCGCCATCGGCACCAACCGCCCCTTCGAGCACGAGTACAAGATCCGGAGACACAACGACGGCGTGGAGCGCTGGGTGACTGAGTGCTGCGAACTGACCTGGGACGCGGCCTGCAAACAGGCTCGCATGATCGGTACCATCAAGGACATCACCGAGCGAAAGGCAGCGGAGGAGGCGATCCGTAACCTCAACGACGAACTGGACCGGCGGGTCATTGAGAGGACCTCTCAGTTGGTGGCAGCGAAGAAGGAAATAGAGTCCTTCAGCTATTCGGTCTCTCACGACCTGCGCGCGCCGCTCAGGCACATCAACAGCTACAGTTCGATCCTGGTGGAGGAATACGGCGAAACCCTTCCGGAGGACGCCCGCTATTACCTGGAACGCATCTGTACCGCCAGCAACAGGATGGGGAAGCAGATCGACGACCTGCTTGCGCTGACCCGGGTCGGCCGCGCCATCATGAAGCGGAGCACGTTCAACATCAGCCAGTTGGCCGCCGACGTGGTGGACATGCTGAGCGATGAATCCGATAATCCGCCGGAATTCGTGGTGCAACCCGGCATCAGTGCCTACGGTGACAGCGCCCTTGTGCGGCTGGTATTGCAAAATCTCCTGGGTAACTCCGTCAAGTACTCTTCACGCGCCCCAGACCCGCGCATCGAGTTTGGGCAAACGCTCGTATCAGGAAGGCATGCCTTCTTCGTCAGGGACAACGGCGTTGGGTTTGACATGGCCTACGTAGAGAAGCTGTTCCAGCCCTTCCAGCGCCTTCACGGTTCCGAATTCGAGGGGACCGGCATAGGCCTCGCCACGGTACGCCGCATCATCGAGCGCCACGGCGGCAGCATCTGGGCCGAAGGAAAAGAAAACGAGGGCGCTACCTTCTACTTCACCCTCTCCCACCCACGCAAATCCGAAGTGACTGCCTGCTAG
- a CDS encoding GntR family transcriptional regulator: protein MRKTCQMVEKALVDGMLKGEFKPGSPLLSERDLADRFSVSRTTVREALQKLQDAGWISVQQRHVTVVKDFWSQGDLEILSSITRNSDPFPYELATHLLELRVQFAPDYARRAVENDAAGVAAVLRKAEKLRNCSSALVSFDWELHLAMAVMSGNRIYPLMLNSFAGVYSKLRSSLFSRDKHRLQLRGYYREMLAAANAGNALLAENITRAAMLMRLNDFKLYFGSLAPDCPAPA from the coding sequence ATGAGGAAAACCTGCCAGATGGTGGAGAAGGCTTTGGTGGACGGGATGTTGAAGGGGGAGTTCAAACCGGGGAGTCCGCTGCTCAGCGAGCGGGACCTGGCGGATCGCTTCTCCGTGAGCAGGACCACGGTGCGCGAGGCGCTGCAGAAGTTGCAGGATGCGGGATGGATTTCGGTGCAGCAGCGGCACGTCACCGTCGTCAAGGATTTCTGGTCCCAAGGCGACCTGGAGATCCTCTCTTCCATCACCAGGAACAGTGATCCTTTTCCTTACGAGTTGGCGACCCACCTGCTGGAGTTGCGGGTCCAATTCGCTCCGGATTACGCGCGCCGGGCCGTCGAGAACGACGCGGCCGGGGTGGCAGCGGTGCTACGCAAGGCGGAGAAGCTGCGCAACTGCTCATCGGCCTTGGTCAGCTTCGACTGGGAACTGCACCTGGCCATGGCGGTGATGTCGGGGAACCGCATCTACCCCCTGATGCTGAACAGTTTTGCCGGCGTCTATTCGAAACTCAGGTCCTCGCTCTTCTCCAGGGACAAACACCGGCTGCAGCTGCGTGGCTACTACCGCGAGATGCTGGCTGCCGCCAACGCCGGCAACGCCCTGCTGGCGGAAAACATCACCAGGGCGGCGATGCTGATGAGGCTGAACGATTTTAAGCTCTACTTCGGCTCCCTGGCCCCGGACTGCCCTGCCCCGGCCTAG